From the Clavibacter phaseoli genome, one window contains:
- a CDS encoding glucose 1-dehydrogenase, whose amino-acid sequence MSTDQYTFQDPTKMYADIQPSAQQQDGPGLDSALDDTADRGEKTYRGSNRLEGRKALVTGADSGIGAAVAIAYAREGADVALSYLPEEEEDAKKVVALIEEAGRKAVAIPGDIATAEFSRELVAKAVEGLGGLDIVVNNAGKQQNVDALEDISDEEFDLTFKTNVYAMFWITKAALPHLKPGSSIINTSSIQAYAPSPNLVHYATTKASINAFSKGLAGQLAPKGIRVNVVAPGPIWTPLQTAGGQPEDALPEFGEQTPLGRAGQPAELAPAYVFLASNESSYVIGETLNVNGGMPTP is encoded by the coding sequence ATGAGCACCGACCAGTACACGTTCCAGGACCCGACGAAGATGTACGCGGACATCCAGCCCAGCGCGCAGCAGCAGGACGGCCCCGGCCTCGACTCCGCGCTCGACGACACCGCGGACCGCGGCGAGAAGACGTACCGCGGATCGAACCGCCTCGAGGGACGCAAGGCCCTCGTCACCGGCGCCGACTCCGGCATCGGCGCGGCCGTCGCCATCGCCTACGCCCGCGAGGGCGCGGACGTCGCGCTCTCCTACCTCCCCGAGGAGGAGGAGGACGCGAAGAAGGTCGTCGCCCTCATCGAGGAGGCCGGTCGCAAGGCCGTCGCCATCCCCGGCGACATCGCCACGGCGGAGTTCAGCCGCGAGCTCGTCGCGAAGGCGGTCGAGGGCCTCGGCGGCCTCGACATCGTCGTCAACAACGCGGGCAAGCAGCAGAACGTCGACGCGCTCGAGGACATCTCGGACGAGGAGTTCGACCTGACCTTCAAGACCAACGTCTACGCGATGTTCTGGATCACGAAGGCCGCGCTGCCGCACCTCAAGCCCGGCTCGTCGATCATCAACACGTCGTCGATCCAGGCCTACGCGCCGTCGCCGAACCTCGTGCACTACGCGACGACCAAGGCCTCGATCAACGCGTTCTCGAAGGGGCTCGCCGGCCAGCTGGCGCCCAAGGGCATCCGCGTGAACGTCGTCGCGCCCGGCCCGATCTGGACCCCGCTGCAGACCGCGGGCGGCCAGCCCGAGGACGCGCTGCCCGAGTTCGGCGAGCAAACCCCGCTCGGCCGCGCCGGCCAGCCCGCCGAGCTCGCGCCCGCCTACGTGTTCCTCGCCTCGAACGAGTCGAGCTACGTCATCGGCGAGACGCTCAACGTCAACGGCGGCATGCCGACGCCGTAG